TAACCCTTCACTGTGCACGCCCGCCTTCATTTGCAACAGGCATCCCGGGTTGGCTGTGATAATCACATGGGCACTTGTCTCCTTGACATACCCCATCTTTTTATGAAGAATGTCGCCCGCCATTTTGGGTTGAAGTAAGTTATAGATCCCAGCTGACCCGCAACACAGGTTTGATTCTGGTAAGGGGCGATAATGGAGGTTGGCCACTCTCGAAAGAAGCTGTTCAGGAGCACGTTTAACCTGCATCACATATTGCAAATGACAAGAGGGCTGATAAGTCACCGTTTCTCCGTTTCCAACGGCTTTGGGAAGGGTCCCCTGTTCAACAATGACTTCGCTAATATCACGAATTTTATGGCAAAACGCTCTTGCCCGCTCCAACCATTCCGGTTCATGACGAAACAATTCTTCATATTCTTTTAACATGGCGCCGCATCCTCCGGCGTTGGAAATGATGTAATCCACGTCCAGCTTTTCAAACACTTCAATGTTTTTCTTGGCCAGTTCCAAGGTGGTATCTTTTTGGCCATTATGATACATGAGTGCACCGCAGCAGACTTGGTCATCTGGTACCACCACATCAAACCCTGAACGTGCCAAAAGCTCAATAGAATGGCGATTTGTTTCTCTAAACATGACATCCATGATACAGCCCCGAAAAAGGGCAACTTTGCCGGCTCGCTTGTTTTGTTCGGAGCAGCCAGGTGTAAAACTGGGAAGAGGTTTACGCTCAGATGGAGGGAGCAAATCGGGAAGCACTGCTTCCATCTGCTGGGCAGAATCGGGAAAGAGCTTTAAGATTCCCAGTTTGTGCACCAGCCACCTCAACCCGCTCTGCTGATACAGCCAAAGCAGATGTCCCAAGAACTGCAGCCGTCGGGGGTGTGGCAGGAGATGGTTGAAGAAAAAACGCTTCAATGTACGTACAAGAAACGGCGATTTTTTATGCTCCGCTATCTTTTCTTTGGCTAACATCACAATTTCAGGCACTTGCACATTGACCGGACAAGCATCCACACAAGCTGAACACAGCAAGCAGCGGCTCATCTGCTCCTCAATTTCAGCATTGACTGGAATCCTGTCTTCTAACAGGCTCCGTGCCATCAGCACCCGTCCTCTGGGCCCGTCGGCTTCTCTGCCGGTGATATCCAGAGTAGGGCAGGCGTCTCGGCAAGCACCGCACCGCACGCAGGTGTACATGGACTGTTCCGGGGTTAATGGTTTCACATGCTTCGCCTCCTTCTTAAGTTGGTAACGCCATTTTTCCAGGATTAAGGATATTATTGGGATCTAAAGTTTTTTTCAGCCGCCGCATCACATCTAAAGCCTGCCCATGCTCAATCTCCATGTACGGAGCCCGAACAATGCCCACACCGTGTTCGGCTGTTGTGGTTCCACCCAGTTCAATGGCCAGATGGTGAATCTCCTCAATCATTTGCTTAGCCTTTTCCACTTCTTGCTGATTATTGATATCAATAATCGGGGCTGTATGCAGGTTGCCATCGCCAACATGACCATAGATTCCGCAAACAATATTATAAGAGTTGGTAATCTCGTGAATGCGACGTATCGCCTCCGGCAACCTGGAGAATGGCACACATATGTCTTCCCCTCCGTAAACACGGATCCCTCCTGGTTTCAGATTACCCACTGCGGCTCCTACAATTTTTCTTGATTGCCATAAATTCTCGCATTGTTCTGGATCGTCACTAAACTTGACATAATCGGTATGAGATTTGAGCGCTTCCGAAATGGTTTTGACCTGCAAGGCAACGATATCTTTGTTTCCATCCACTTCGAACAAAAGCAGGGCTTCAGTTTCCGGTAAATTCAGGTCTGGACGCATCTTGTTAGCTGCCCGGGTAGCATAAATGTCCATAATTTCGATCGCTGACGGAATAATTCCGGAATGATAGACTGCCCTTACGCCTTCAATGGCCTGCTCGATCTTTGGAAATGAACAGAGGACAATCCCTCGTGCAGG
The Caldalkalibacillus uzonensis genome window above contains:
- a CDS encoding (Fe-S)-binding protein, yielding MKPLTPEQSMYTCVRCGACRDACPTLDITGREADGPRGRVLMARSLLEDRIPVNAEIEEQMSRCLLCSACVDACPVNVQVPEIVMLAKEKIAEHKKSPFLVRTLKRFFFNHLLPHPRRLQFLGHLLWLYQQSGLRWLVHKLGILKLFPDSAQQMEAVLPDLLPPSERKPLPSFTPGCSEQNKRAGKVALFRGCIMDVMFRETNRHSIELLARSGFDVVVPDDQVCCGALMYHNGQKDTTLELAKKNIEVFEKLDVDYIISNAGGCGAMLKEYEELFRHEPEWLERARAFCHKIRDISEVIVEQGTLPKAVGNGETVTYQPSCHLQYVMQVKRAPEQLLSRVANLHYRPLPESNLCCGSAGIYNLLQPKMAGDILHKKMGYVKETSAHVIITANPGCLLQMKAGVHSEGLQNSVKVVHIVDLLAESVERAEKQASTG
- a CDS encoding FAD-binding oxidoreductase, yielding MIEKIISELQRVIDKERVLWRKTDMMTYAYDASFATQLEPKEPEAVVIPLSTDEVQACVQLANKYQVPLYPRGAATGQTGGAVPIKGGIVLDMSKMDRIIEVDDENFQVIVEPGIIQANLNAALKKYGLFFPPDPGSSKMCTVGGMISNNSSGLRAVKYGVTRQYVLGLEIVLPTGEVIVTGGEKSRALKSVSGYDLAHLMIGSEGTLGIVTRIRLKLLPLPPARGIVLCSFPKIEQAIEGVRAVYHSGIIPSAIEIMDIYATRAANKMRPDLNLPETEALLLFEVDGNKDIVALQVKTISEALKSHTDYVKFSDDPEQCENLWQSRKIVGAAVGNLKPGGIRVYGGEDICVPFSRLPEAIRRIHEITNSYNIVCGIYGHVGDGNLHTAPIIDINNQQEVEKAKQMIEEIHHLAIELGGTTTAEHGVGIVRAPYMEIEHGQALDVMRRLKKTLDPNNILNPGKMALPT